From Ipomoea triloba cultivar NCNSP0323 chromosome 5, ASM357664v1, the proteins below share one genomic window:
- the LOC116020194 gene encoding uncharacterized protein LOC116020194 — protein MIYDEVIADIETNPRGIFFINGYGETVKTALWRALYSALRCKGEIVLNVASSGIASLLLLGGRTAHSRLTKNMRLRGIQSELEVEEIEEFAKSIANIGDGVIGNSSDSETEITIPNNLLLQSNCYPIATIIDSIFPMFRSGKNDISDLQHSAILAPTMEVVDGINQYMNDQNRVEDDQEANAIQKETHEQTRGQ, from the exons ATGATATATGATGAGGTCATTGCAGACATTGAGACCAACCCTAGAGGGATATTCTTTATTAATGGATATGGTGAAACTGTTAAGACTGCCTTGTGGAGAGCCCTCTATTCTGCTTTAAGGTGTAAGGGTGAAATTGTTCTAAATGTTGCGTCTAGTGGCATAGCTTCTCTTTTATTACTAGGGGGAAGGACTGCGCATTCTAG GCTAACTAAGAATATGCGCCTAAGAGGGATACAATCAGAGCTTGAAGTTGAAGAGATTGAAGAGTTTGCAAAATCGATAGCTAATATTGGTGATGGAGTTATTGGTAATTCAAGTGACAGTGAAACAGAGATCACAATTCCAAATAACTTATTACTTCAAAGTAATTGTTATCCTATTGCTACAATAATTGATAGTATTTTCCCTATGTTTCGGAGTGGTAAAAATGATATTAGTGATCTTCAACATAGTGCTATTTTGGCTCCAACTATGGAAGTGGTTGATGGCATCAATCAATATATGAATGATCAGAATCGTGTTGAAG ATGACCAAGAAGCCAATGCCATACAAAAGGAGACACATGAGCAAACAAGAGGGCAATAG